A region of the Sardina pilchardus chromosome 3, fSarPil1.1, whole genome shotgun sequence genome:
cggagccaggctacatGATAAGATccccagaggtggaaaactcagaaagtaaaagtccaatcatatTTTAAATctacctggggtgcgtttccggATAGCGATAGATAGACGcacttacgagggttttctacgattcatcttacgATCAATCGTTTGTTTTTTCCGACTGTTTCCCAAACATGCTCCtagctagcctagaaatctagacgcccctagcgtcTGGCTCCTCAGGCTAGCTGCTAGCATGAACGCGCCTCCACCACTCAagatgctcttaagggagctgtccacgtctgaagttctgaaatatccgacTGCACGTCACAACTAGgcaccgtctgaacttcggatcatcaatacgaaaatagaaaaccaTTGACATCTGCAtatctgcatgtaagcatcccaagtaggctatataccacacacaggcatacaccattgttattatttaacattagattgttgccccatttttatgtttgttggaagatataacatagcctattaggctAGCTCTAAATCATTCCAGTTCTTTGCTAACccacttgtgagagcacggtgtgctgcctgcATTAGCATTTCGAGGTGTCACGCAGACGTTTGAAGAAAGAGGTCGagtaagaaaatgaggaaatgtgtaggcttgaataggctactgtaacatatagcctagattttgacgcagcacagactaaaaccacatgttcctttctctgtttttatctcaTAGGCTtaataaaagatagcctactcaAAGGCACAAAGATATAGACACGcttttctggcaacgtctcgTTTCATAATTTGTTAGGCTGTTTTTGTCAGCTTTTAATCACATTCgtatgtccattgaatgaatgctatttcgcacgctaaaatctgaatcatcacaagtgaATACAATATAGAATGGTAACGTAGTTGggtaatccccctgcatatcctgctggtgactccactgaggcatacgCGTTAAGAAGACGCTAGTAACGACAACCCTggaacactcgtagatctacgagtgttttcacgatgctcttaagctacgatggtttcgggaaacagtcagaAAAccggcttacgatgctttcggggaACGCACCCGGGCTGTGCTCttaacaggtgatctcatcaattagctgctgctgtctggttaaagagttgtgctaattacaatcagctggtttaagcaAATGGTTGTCACAGTATGTGGCAGGCCTTTTACGTTCTGCTGGACTTGTCCACCTCTGAAGATCACTCGCATAGGCTAGAGTTCAGCTCAACATAGAACCCATTAGGACTGAACAATGAATCCCATTTTTAAGCAAAATTGCATTTAACAATTTGACTAATTGCAAAGTAGCTCACAACCCTGTTCCCATATTTCATATTGATGATTTTTAAATTAATGTTATCCTCCTTGTGTGACAGACAATGAAGCTCATTTGACAAAGAGTGTCAATCAGAAGTGGCCTaaagctacagtacatttggAATACTGAACTGAATCTTGACTAAATCAAGTGTCAAATTGCAATTGCGTTTGCCAAAAAATTATAATTAGATATTTTCCCCAAAATGTACAGCCTTAGAACCCACTGCAAGCTGGGGTTTTATTCTGCGTTTTCATTCTGGTCCGGAAATGCTCCTTTTGGGTTGGGCATCATATGTGTTGAAATTGTTGAATGTTGAAATAGCTGATTGCTGATCGGAGGACAGCTTTGGTAGCAGACAGAGAATTCGCAATAGGCATTTGGCATAATCTGGCAACTCAACATTAAAAATGTTTGTTAGCTGGTTAGCCAGTTAATCAGATAATTTATTTGATCAACAACAAAGCCTTTTACAACTTGTTGAGAAGCAGGCAGGTTGCCATAGCCATGTTTGTTACCAGATGAAGTACTTCCTCTTTATAATCACTCAAGTTCACGTACAGGACACAGTTGCACACTGACTTTGCACTTTCCCCTGCCTTTTCACTAGGACCCGTACTGAACACTCTGCTGGTTTTGTCactaatcctgtgtgtgtgtgtgtttctcagccTGTCTCAGAGTGCCCTGACTCTAGAGTCCTTGGCCCATCTGGCGGAGGGCCTGAGAGGCGGAGCCACCACGCGGCTTGACCTGTCCTACTCCAGCCTGGGAGACGAGGGCCTCCGGGTGCTCTGTCCTGCGCTCGCCCACTCCTCGCTGCGCTCGCTCAGGTACAGAAGGACATGTCTGCCGGCATGGGTGagtgtattcatgggtttcatcaggtcccttcccacaggtgtataaaatcaagcaccttgattatcaatgcagactgcctggtgcttgattaacacctgtggaaagggacctgatgaaacccatgaatagaataTATCAAATGTCTAGGGGATAGAAATTAAATGTATGTCCCGCGCTCGCCCACTCATCGCTGTGCTCGTCCAGGTACAGAAGCACATTTCTGCCTAcctgcgtgcgtgagtgagtgtgaaaatGTCCTCATGGTCTTCAGCAGCAGGGACAGTGTTTCTGTATTAACTTACACAGTCCATTAAAACAACTGCGCTCTAAACAGGAAATTGCTTGTGATGCAAAGTAATGTGAGTGTCTGCCGTGTTGTCTGGTAGAGTGGTTACGTGCACGTCCCATCTATCTTTAGGCCAGATGCCCGACAGGGTCCTCTTCAGGCAAATGAAGCCAAATCAGGTCGAAGATCCATTTGCTTGTTGTTTTTTATTCAAGTTTGGGAGCTGCTTAGGTGTGCCGACATTCTTTTTCGTTTTGTCTGCTTAGGTGTACCGAGTCGACATTCTCTTTCGCTtcgtctgctgtgctgtgcagtgcccggggctctgtgtttgtgtgtgtgtaaatgtgtacctacagtatgtacctgtgtgtatgtgtagtgtccCGGTGTGTAAATTCACCGCTGCGGTGTGCAAGGACCTGTCCGTGGCCCTCGCCGCCTGTGAGCTGCGTGTGCTGGACCTGCGTGCCAACAAGATCGCCGACGAGGGACTCGCGCTGCTTAGCAACGCACTCAAGAGCCAGCAGTGTAAATTGGAAgagctcaggtacacacacacacacacacacagtcatacatacaTGTTCACACCTCTCCTTTAGTGTGCTTATGACAGTGTGCGAGGAGGGGAATTGCCTTTGGTTAATATTGAGGCACAGATGACCTCAGGCAAGGTCATCTGTGGTCTAAGTgtttttaactgtgtgtgtgttttttgtgtgtctgtgagtgtgtgtgtgtgtgtgtgtgtgtgtgtgtgtgtgtgtgtgtgtgtgtgtgtgtgtgtgtgtgtgtgtgtgtgtgtgtgtgtgtgtgtgtgtgtgtgtgtgtgtgtgtgaaattagtCTCCACAGCTGTGATCTTACTGCAGGCTCCATGAACACGCTCTCCGAGGCCTTGAGCTGTGGTCACTGTCCTTTAACATCCCTTGATCTGACCGGAAATGACCTGTGTGACCCCGGAGTGATCGCCCTGTCACATGGCCTCAGCaaccccagcattaaaatacacacactcaagtaaTACACACAACCCCAGcagcaaaatacacacactcaagtaaTACACACAACCCCAGcagcaaaatacacacactcaagtaaTACACACAACCCCAGcagcaaaatacacacactcaaataatgCACACGCTCACATGTACAGTCAACCTCTCATAGTACTGGAGTAAACATGCACTTTAGTCAGCCACATGCTATATGGAGAGTGCAGATGAACAGATTTCTCAATCCTACTCACATGAAGCAggcatcagacagacagacagacagacagacagtggagACATCGTGATCATATCACATCACATCTCCCAAAGCCTGAGGATAATGTTCAAAGCTGCTTCAAAACTAGACCAAACaaatctgatgtgtgtgtgtgtgtgtgtgtgtttccaggctGACTGAATGTGAGCTGACTGGCTCATGTTGTGCAGCTCTGGCTGCGGCTGTGCGATCCGGAGGCTCACTGACAGAGCTGGACCTGTCCTGTAATGAACTTGGCCAGGAGGGGGCGCTGCTGCTCTGCGAGAGCCTCAAGAGACCGGAATGTTCTCTCATCGATCTCAGGTGGCAATCTCTCtcctaatgaatgaaaacaATTCCCACAAAGTTGGAAGCACCAAGCTTATAAAGAAGGCAGTATAAAATGTGTGGGTTtaaaatgtatgtgtttgtgtgtgtttgtgtgtgtgtgtgtgtgtgtgtgtgtgtgtgtgtgtttacagcatGACACGGTGTGAGCTGACCCTGCCAGTGTTCAGTGCCCTGGAGGAAGTGCTGTGTGGTGGCTCTAAGCTGAAGGCTCTGGCTCTGGGTTTGAACAAAGTGGGAGACCGAGGAGCCAGACACATGTGGAACGCCCTGAAACACGGCCGCTGCCATCTACAGGATCTGGAGTGAgtagtgtctcacacacacacacacacacacacacacacacacacacacacacacacacacacacacagcaacatagcCTCACTGACATATGACATTCTACCCTGGAACCACATCCAGAGTGCAAATGTTTCTTCAACTCCTGCACACCCACGGGAacactcagatgcacacaaACCTACTACTCACACAGAAGTCTCCCTAGGAACATTTGGAATGACATCTCTCTggatcctctctctcctctctgtctgaacacacacacacacagatttgatgGATGCCAGTGTGACTGCATGACAActcgtgtgtgcgtgggtggtcTTCGTGTCATGATGCTATTCCTGTCCAGTTAAAGGTGCCGTCAGCATTTGCGTGTGGCGTCAAATtggtttatttttatgtttgtaTTACAATTCCTGAGCacacgcttttgtccaaaacaatgtacattgcattttaaccaaggactaaacaaaacacaccccTCCCTTCTACCCGTCTTCACAGCCCTACCAGCTCATCCCCCCTTCactattcccagagaaactccagtgttctgttttttgttttggagacaggctgcccccactttgtttgtttccagtttttgaGCCTGAGCTGCCTACAgagtgagggttttttttttgcagtgtccTCACGGGATGGCCAGAGCGGATTGTGAGGAGATGTTCACTGAATGTGACCAAAAATGTTATGAGTTTGAAACTGTATACGgtcactgactgcacctttgcAACAATTACTACATTTGCTCCTCTCGTTATATTTTAGTTGTATGTGTAATTCCTACAGTGGTAATTATTCTATGCCTGTAATGGGCAATGGTATGGTGGATTAATATTGTGcactgtgtcgtgtgtgtcgtgtgtgtcgtgtgtgtgtgtgtgtgtgtgttagcttggAGATGATTGGCCTGACAGATGACTGTGCGGTGGATCTGTGTGAAGCAGTGAGGGCCCATGGCTCTCTGAAGACTCTCATCCTAAAGAACAACTCCCTGACTGACAGCTCCATCCCCAGCCTGGTCCAGCTGGCCAAGAGCTGCCGTGGCCTCCAGGAGTTGAAGTGAGTGGTGGTGACCGCAGTGTCCAGagatagacatactgtaggccccttctcaacctctcatcgttcccactgatctataaagaacactgtatagactatcccattgttgccgccccatcattcttttatagatcagtgggaacgagccggagaaccaaggaaggaagggagggaggacagattaaaaaaacaaatgagaagAGCCCATAGAGATTATTTGTCACATTGTGAGACATTTCATTCTTGTTGacctgttgttttgtgtgtgtgttttttttagtttgcaGTACAATGACCTGAGTGAAGATCTGTTTGAGCTGATGGACAGCTGTTCCAGGATCAGATACTGAGTACTCTTGATCAGCACAGAGCTGATGAAAGCCCAGTTTCATTACAGTTTACACGTCAAGTCATTCTTATTTGAATTATACCAACAGCAGAATGTTGCATCATATTTTTTCCACCACAATAAAACATTACACTTCGCACCATTGGCAGTATACGCTGCATTGTACCATTTCCTCTATTTCAGCCTGTGATCGATTTGCTTTCAAGCCTGAAGTTTCAATAAAGCTTAGAGCTTATCACATTACTATTTAGCAGCAGCATGacaaaaacataatttatacattttgttttcattcattggtataatttattcatattataacattttttaaaaatgagacGGAACAATCTCAGAGGACATGGACATGTTCATGTTCAAGATTCAAGGCACAACAGTGGTGATACATTGACTTGTCTTTCATTCATGGGCTTGTGTTTATACTGACGATCAACCATGAAATTGGGTCAAGCATGAGATTTAAGGTGGTTCCAGCGCTACCAGTGAAACTTGTGCGTTAGACAGAGTTGAGATGAATCACTGGAGGTGGATGTCCCCTCATAGTTGCTCAGTTTTACGGGAAAGCACATTCCATCTCACCGTTAGCTCAGGGATGGAGGCCTACGATACCcagtctctcattctcactcatatatgtaacacacacacacctcttccaaCTTTCTACACAAACTGGTGCCCATCGTGTTTACagttatacagtacacacagacccACCTGAAGACAAACTAAAATTCACTACACATGTTGCtggagaatgtgtatgtgtgagtgaggacaATTGGGAAAAAATGGCTCTGAGAGACTACACTTCAATTTCACCATGGCCAGATGATCAAAGACATGGCGCCAGCTTcagcctactcacacacacacacacacacagagggtgagagagggagagagtgtgagcagcCCTGGCCTCTGGAGTAGCTCACTCACATGTGTTCTGGGTGGTTTTGCAGACAGTCGATGAACTCTGTGACTGGACGGCCCTGGAAGCATATCTCATAGACAGCGCTGAAGAGAGGGAACCTGCACAGAGTGCCAAAAGAGGACAAGGACAGTGATTAAAAAGTGCAGACAGATAACACCCCAACTCCCACTTGCATTGAGTGCCAGCCAAGCGGGCTAGTTCAGTATTTCATGTCACTCATGACTTGTTCGACTCTGGGTCCACAAGAACcctgctagtgtgtgtttgatacgctgtatgtgtgttctgatgaggtgtgtgtgtgttctgatacgttgagagtgtgtatgtctgtgtgtgtgtgtgtgtgtttcagtactgttaatattgtaatatttaaACGATCCTTACTTGTCTAGGAGGTCTTTGTGTTTGAGGATTTGATGGACCTCTGCCGCGGTGGCAGGGCCCTGAAGCTTCTGTCCGTTCAgcatctccttctccagctcctccagggaCTGAACACACAGGGACATGGATCAGAGAGGCACACCACAACGGGTTAAACAAGCCCACTAATCAAAGAAATCAAGGGGTGGGTAGAAGCTCTACAGTATAATTACTGTATCATTCAATggggccacaaacacacattttttaatTAGGACAATGCAACAGCTTGCGAGATGTTATCTTAAAACAACTTGTGAGCGTCTGAACGTTGCAGGCCGACTTCTGTAGAGATATGTGATCGTAAACTGAAGGCAGAATTTGAAGAGGACTGGGATTCTAAATGTCTTAAATAAACAGCCCACAAGATTCCACAGGCCTTTACTGTCTGGGCTGTGGTCAGTTTTCCTTATCTTGCTGTGGAGCCTCGAAAACACCACGAATAACAAAAGACTGCTTATCTAGCCCATTGTTGTGATCTCGAATGGATCCAGACGTAAGCTGTAAAATTCAGAAGCGTCATTTACTAATCTGCAGATAACTTTCTGACCTTCAGGCAGGGTCTGGCTGTAATTTTCATATCTCCGCCTGTCCCTACTGGCCTCATAGATTAACAGTGGGGCACTTTTCATTGTTCAATGTAACAGTATAGTTTTATTGTTTTACCCTAGATGTTAACATACACATGAGCTTCCCCATTATTGAAGTACAGTAGCACTCTTTGTAAGCCAAATGCTTGCCACTTCATCACACAGAGgatatgcaatgcaatgcaatttaCACCAAGCCAATCACAACAAACATCCCATGACTTACCTTGCCAGTCTTGGCAAAGGCCTCAGAAACTTTGCGGTTGCGTCCTCCGTAACAGGTGGTGATGAGGTCGGCTACGCCACAGCTCTCCAGGAAGGTTGCCGAGGAAACGGGCCCCGCGGTGCAGAAGAGGCGTGCGAAGGAAATCATCTCCATCAGGCCCAGCCTGATAACCGCTGCCTTGGTGTTGTCGCCAAATCCGAGTCCGTCACAAAAGCCCGCACCCACCGCGACAATGTTCTAAAAAAGTGGTGTCCATTCATTATGAATTAAGATAAAAAACCAGTGGCCTTGGTCTCAATTACTACAACTAAATGTCAAGACACTGGGAACATTCCTTACCTCAACAAGAACAATGCAGGCTTAATATGACCAGCATTGAGAGCAGGCTAAACCAACCCTATTAGACCATTTCTCTTTGACCAAAAACTATAATCTGTTCACAGACAATCCTTAATCCTTTTTCCAAACACTACAACAGTTATGAGCAGTAATTGCCATTCCCCAGTCTCAGACTCgtgaacaaataaattataacggtACTTCGCCTCCCATCAGAATAATCGCTGAGGGCAGATATGAAAGCAAACAGATGGGGTGGCGATGTTTATTGTACCTTGAGCGCTCCACAGATCTCCACCACATCTGACTCCTCCACCACTGTGATGCGGAAGTTCTTTGTCTGCAGCAGCTCTTTCAGTAGAACACCATCCGCCTTGTTCTTACAACCTGGGAGAGAGCCAAACAAGAGATAGATTcacacaccaccctacaggcaggcacacacacaggcacacacacacacacacacagcaatgtgtTGATCTTACCGATTGTTGTCTCACAGAATTTCTCATCCGCTACTTCATTGGCAATGTTGGCCCCCATGAGAACATTAACTGTGATGCCAAGTTTCTCCTGGATCACATCGGAGATCAGCTTCAGGCCCTCTGGGCCCTCATCCACTCCCTGCAGGACGCAATAAGGACTATTTCAACCAACAGCCACACTGCAGGGTATACAGCTGGCTTAGGCagccaaagggagagagaaaaaaaaaacctcttctcGTTTTTTAAACTGGGTCAAATGTCACAGCTGTCTGCCTTGAACCTTGATCCAAAAGAGGGCCATGCACAGAAAACACTGAGGACACGCCCGACTCACCCCAGTCCCATGCAATTACATCAGGATATTTTTCATCATTTTAAGAGCAAAGAGGAATTTTAACACACAGTGCACCAATTGCCTACTGTGGGGAAGACACAATGGTACAAACGCTCTATGACTCTGTGGATGCTGCTCGACAAATAGAAGGTGAAATGTCTgaatgacagagggagagagaaaactggAAGAATGTGAGAGAATAAGCACCTTTATGAGTGACAGTCCAAGAGCATCCTTCTTGATCTTCCCTTTAATGGAGTCGCACGCTCTCCCAATGAACTGATGTGGAATCACAAACACCAAGATATCGGCTCCGTTGGCGGCATCCACCAGTTCTGGCACTGCCAGCTGatacacaggcgcacacacacacacacacacacacacacacagagagaaagagagagagagagagagagagagaggctgttagGGGGCTGAATTTATACACCAATGCAGTCTCTCACCAGATGGTAAGCTGTAATGCTGTATGGATGCAATGCTGATGCTCCCTCTCACCACATTGTCTGGAAGCTTCCGCCCAGGGAGGTACTTCACATTCTCGTGATCGGTGTTAATGATCTCAGTCAGCTTGCGCCCATCCACCATCTCCTCGAAGACCCACATGTTGACGACATTGTCAAACTTTGGGTTCTGTGCTGCATTTGCTCCCACTATCTTGGCAATGGCAGAGCCcctggagagagaaggggaagcgAGAAGCACAGTGTCAGCGACCCGACCCACCAGGAGATGCTGACGGACCCCTAACAAATTCATGTGactgaccaccaccaccctcagtccgactaaaacaaaatacaaacatgctcTTCTGATAATATCATCCTATTCTGTCAAGTTAACtccattttaaaaaatatatgtgaTAGAAGTGTTAGCTTTTAGTCATTCACATGACTTAACATTGTAGTTTATGgctctacagtatatgccataTCTGGGTAAAAGCATTCCACTGAAAGCAAACCAGGTCTACTTTTACACGTCTACTTTTATATCAGGTCATAATGTCTTCTGGCAGGCATTAAGGAGTTCCCAAATCCCACTACCGTCGCCAAACAGTTGCTGTATTAGGTTATTGGTCATGTCAATATTAAAAGCCTTAAGACCAGACTGAACTGAACCAGGGGACAATAGTTTCAAGACGAAAAGAATCAACAACAGATGTGCACCTGTTGAGTGCAAACGCGTGCACTGAAGGGTACTCAGTAACAACAGTAGCAAATCTTGGAAGAACTGCCTGGAATCATAATACTTACAAACGCCCATTAATACGCCAGGCAATTTAGAGACAGCCAATTTACAGACAGCTTGATTACAGATATGTCATCACTCATACTGGTCGTCAAAACTGAAATCTGAGCACAAAGTGTGAACGAACGCTGTTCACCGGTGTCAACAGCGAGGCCAGTGGACACAGGGGAAGCACTTTAGTCAAGCCTTACCAGTTTCCAGATCCAACAATGCAAACTTTCTTTGGAGAGGCCATTACTTCAGTTTCAGTCACGCGACTAGCAGCATTGAAGGGTATCCTCGTTTCAAGCTGTAAATTTCAATCAACCCACAAGAGACAGCTCGGCCTGTTATTCGACAATCTCCGCCCCTCCGACTCATTGGTCAGTAAGAGGGGAAACCTAAACTCCGCCCACGCTTTTGCGTTCTATTATTTGCCAGTGGGTTGAAGGTAAAAAAGCTAATTGCAGTGCCGAACCGAATTACGCCTAGAATTAATATGATATCTTTACAGGTTTAGGCCTTAATTAATGCTATATGTAGACGTACTCACAGAAAGCTCATACAGTCTGCAGGCTGCAGAAGAGCTCAGAAAGGAAAGAACAAATAAAGT
Encoded here:
- the gpd1a gene encoding glycerol-3-phosphate dehydrogenase 1a, with protein sequence MASPKKVCIVGSGNWGSAIAKIVGANAAQNPKFDNVVNMWVFEEMVDGRKLTEIINTDHENVKYLPGRKLPDNVLAVPELVDAANGADILVFVIPHQFIGRACDSIKGKIKKDALGLSLIKGVDEGPEGLKLISDVIQEKLGITVNVLMGANIANEVADEKFCETTIGCKNKADGVLLKELLQTKNFRITVVEESDVVEICGALKNIVAVGAGFCDGLGFGDNTKAAVIRLGLMEMISFARLFCTAGPVSSATFLESCGVADLITTCYGGRNRKVSEAFAKTGKSLEELEKEMLNGQKLQGPATAAEVHQILKHKDLLDKFPLFSAVYEICFQGRPVTEFIDCLQNHPEHM